The Miscanthus floridulus cultivar M001 chromosome 6, ASM1932011v1, whole genome shotgun sequence genomic interval CTAATCGGGTTTCAATGCAGCCACCGGATCCATTAGTCAGGCGCTACAGCCTCCCACATCCCACAGTCGCACCTTTTCAAAACTGCATGCATACATGCACGGGAGCTAATCTCCTAAATCTCGGGTGATGGCTACATGCCACAAAAAAAATGTTGTTTATTGTGTATAAAGATAGTGTAAACCATTCTTGACAAGTATATGTACATACGATAGTATGCATTCATACTTTTAAAATTAGAGTATGTCCATATACCCTAAAACAAGTATAGTATATGTGGATACATGCTAGGGAGTATGCGTTCATACTTTTTAATGAGTATACGTCCTTATACCAATGGACCAAGTATATATACGTGTATATATGACAATATCCGGTTGGGAGTATATCCATATACGATTGTTTTAGTGTTTATCTATAGGGTATATGTACTTCCATCGGCATTTTTTCAGGAGAAAAATTGTTATGCTTGTGTACAACTTTTTGACAGTATTAGTACATACACACATTAACATGAAGCACATACGCATTTGCGTGAATAAAGTATGGGTGCATACTTTAATTAGAAAAATAAGTATATTTGCATACTTTTGTACTTGAAGAGTATATCCATGTACTAGTTTTGACAGTATTAGTACATACACATTAACATGAAGTACATACATATTTGCGTGAATAAAGTATGGGTGCATACTTCAATTAGAAAAATGAGTATATTTGCATACTTTTGTACTTGAAACAATATATCCATATACTCAGGAGATTAGCTAGGATTAGGGACAAACAAATCAATCCAATAGAAAGAGCGGGAGATCTCAAAACTTGATTTGATGCACCAGTGAATGAACGCCGCATCAGGATCTTCGATTATAGGCCAGCAGGCACGCCATGGTCGCCTACCAGAGCTGAGCGaagccgccgccaccgtcgcatGTCTCATGGGCCGCGGACACGGCAGTAAGGCAGGCAACAAGCGTGCAACCCAGCCGGCGGCCAACCTGTTTCTGCGCAATCCAAAGCCATAGGCTGGCCGCAGCAGTGCCCTGCCTCCATGCTGCTCTGGTGCCGCACTGCCGCTGGGGGAGGATGCCGACGGAGAGGACGTGCGATCTCCCAACCTCGCCGTCCTTGCCTTCCCGTTGCGGCCCTTGCCGAGCCTCGCCGAAGGTCGGGGAAGGGGAGCGACATCGCGCCGCCGCGGGTCGGGGAAGGGACGGGGCCACGCGCCGCCGGTTGGTGAAGGAGCGGGGCGGGGCTGATGTCGTGCCTGCGGGTCAGGCCGTGCGCTGCCAGGGCCATCGGTGGTGTTGGgagcctgccgccgccgccatcggagGGGGAGGGGCACAGTCGCGAGCACGGCCGGCGCCAACATCGAAGATGTTGTCGCTTGATGTGGAGGCCGCGCGCAGATCCAGGCGGGCCGCCGTTGGAGTGGGTGGTCGCACGCCGCCGGTcgggccgccgccgccaggcACGCCTCCCGCACGGGCTGGCCTCTCTCTTCGAACCTGGTAGACGTCGCGAATAAATGAGCTGTATCGGTGGGATGCAACAGCAGTAGCTAAAAAATAAGACCGATTTATTTTCTTAACGAGTCCACTCATGTAATTCGCTAATCAACCTGACGCTCGTCTCGTGTGCAGAGAAGAGAACACACACTAcgtgggagtaactactccctagGAGTAGGAATTTTTTTTCCATATATAGTATACACAATAAAGCAAGCATCAATATTGCATTAGTGTTTAGCTGGTGACACTAATGCAGTCTTGATCTTGACGCACCTGAACAGCAGCACGATTGTAGTAGCAAAATAACTAACATTTAGCAGACCATAGCAGCCACACAGCTAGCATATTTTATAACCAAATTAGTTCAGTACAGATAAGCTAAAGTGTTCAACACAAAGTCATAAACATTGACATTCAATAGTCCCACATATCCGTCAAGTTAAACAGGCCCAAAAACAGAGTAACCAAACTGGTCGTCCCTATCCTAGTCGGACGACCAGCTTTCTGGTCAAGCTAATCGAGTCGGTCCTCCTAATCGAATATTAGGGACCGATCAgaacgactaatcacgattaatcaTGATTAATCGGACGACCTAAAAATATTGCACCACACATGCTGATCTTTAAAAAAATAGCACTATGCATCACTAAAATAATTAGTACTCAGTACTCACAAACAAGCTGCCAGTACAAGATAGCAACCACGGCAGTCCACCTCTGGAAACGATGTTGTCTTGCATACTGAAGCAACATATTTCTTCATGGAAATTTCGTTGAACTTGTGGCCGCCCTGCACTCCAAATTTCCTTCCATCAGAACATCTTAGCAATCATATTAATTTCTATAATAAATGTTACCTGTTGGACTGCTAACAGGAATCCTAACAATCGTATAAATTGAATGCTCTGTAGCCGGGTGACCTCACCAACTTGAATCACTGATAACCTCTCCAAGGTCACCCAACATTTAGAGCCACAGTTGATCAAAGCAacattttttttttcacttttgtcAGGCATATCCATCAATTTTAGTGGCGAATGAAGCTCATCTAGACTCATTTTCAGCAGAACTCTAAACATAAGTGTTCTAGTGTTTGTAATTGGTATAAACAATCAAACCTGAGCAAATAGCCCTGCTGCAAAATATATATCTTATTTCTTCCAAACTGAACTTAAGTACACTTGTCTAGTACTGGGACATAATACAAATTGTGAACTATGGTACACCTGTTTAATATCATGATATCCGCAATGGCatggacaaaaaaaaaaagagaaactgGAGACCAAAAATTCCTGCTGGTGTACCTTGGCACATAAAAGTTCATGCACGATTGCAATGTATTAGGCATTTCATCAAGTTCCTTCTATGCACAAAAGTGCTAATGGCCGAACATCTCAATCTACACCAATAATGGGTAGTTAGGGATAGGAGGAACATTATTGCAAGCATGGGACACCACAAAAGCACTGCAAATAGGATTAATACTCAATACTCACTGGCTGAAGAGATTTGGATCATCGGCTGTGTACTTGGATGTGGTCAGTCAAGATGGCGGTGCATGCACAACAACATGTAGCATATTAGCAAGGATTTATGATGTCTTTTGGCAAAGACAAAAAAAATTGTGGTTCATGGCAAAAGCCACACTTTTACGATGTCTTCTTACAAATTTTGCCAAAATGCAGAGATAGCCAGCAGATAGGgaagggaaaagaaaaagaatacaCGAGCACTGAACGGCCGCACGCTGCATACACAGATGGGACAGACCTCCCCGAGCTCTACCGGATTCAGTGAGGCCGGGACGGAGCGAGCCACAGATCGAGCGCTGGCGATGACGTCGCGCCCAATGGACCATATGCGGGGCCGAGCAGAACGAACGCGGAGCATAAGGCGGGGACGGCGCACAACGTGACGGCGTGGGCACGCACGACGAGGACGATGGTGTGGGCGTGCCCGGCGAGGACGACGGCGTGGGTGCGAAGCGCGCGCACCGCCGCGAGGGTGAGGGCGAGGGTAGAGCGATGACTGTGGGGGAGAGAGATTGATCTTGGCTTTTGTGCCGCAGGAGGCGCAGGGAAGAAGGATCTTGCCTTTTGTGCCGGAGGAGGCGCGGTTTCTGTTTCCTTTCACCGGGATCATCACGGGAGAGGGAGCGCGGTTGCCAGGTTGGCCGAGAAAATCATCGTGCGGGGACCGGGTTTTCGCACGCCTCGAGCGACTTCACGTAGCCGTGTGGATGGAATCATTttaaatgttttagttgtagagatgaaacaaaaaaaaattgttctTCCACCCCGTAGTTGTAGTCTCGTCGTGGTAAAATCTTGTCTTGTAGAAGCAGCCAAAGGAAGAACTTGGGGGGAAATTGGAGAGAACGTGGTCACTAAATTGAATGGTGTAGACCGAGCATGCACAGTATTCACCAATCACCTGGATTTTCAAGGGTCCAAATTATCTGGTCTTCCTGAGCTGAATCCAACTGTAAGGACTGTGTGTGCCTCCATAACACAGAATTCACTCAGGCCAGCATTGAGATTGTGTGCAATGCCGCTTATCCATTTCCCGACTTTCTTCGATCACGTTTGGTCCAAGGCTTAATGTCACGTCGGAAGTAGGTTTGGCTACTGTATCAGATCGCTTCTGCCGAGCTTAGAATGAAAACACTGTTGGTCTAAATAGTCATTTAACCTATTTATAAACAATTAAtccctccgtccaaaaaatactattctagctcTGAACCtgattgtgtgtttttttttACGGAGGGAATAGTAAAAAATTAATTCTTAGGGCAACCtgattgtgtgtttttttttACGGAGGGAATAGTAAAAAATTAATTCTTAGGGCAACTGGAGAAGGAGACACTGTGGAATTGTCTGCGGACGGTTTTTTTGTAAAAGGGATTATTGaattttctcttctttgcgtTTAAATAAACTTTACATCAGGGATCTGTAGGTAAAAAGCGTGACCTTGTTCACTGTGTACATCCGTTCGCTTGGATTGCGCGTTCATTACTGAAAATGTCAAGGGCTTTCGCGTTACATCCAAGAACGTGTCCTGGCGCTAGGCCTCCGCGAGGGTGTGGAGCTAAAGACAGCAACGGGTACAAACCCATTGGATTTGATGAACCCAAACCCGAACCCGCGAACATAAATCATATCCGCTAAAAAACCCACGACCCGTGACGAGTTCAATCTTGTGCCCAAAATCATGCGGGTATCGGGTACCCATCGGCTCGCCCGTGAGGGTCAGGTGATTCCACAGTCCATTACACAGCGCAAACCCTTGGTCTATTTTATAGCTCACCAAGATGGCCAGTGCGAAACCACTTGGCGAGGTGGGACTACTTGCGCATGCAGACTTGTGAGCGCTACACATGCAAACACAGAGCACTCGCTGTCGCTGGCCATGCACATGGGCCACGGCCTGCTAATGCCCAGGTGCACATCATATGCCCTATGAGACCAATCAAATCGAGTGCACATGGGCCACGGCCTGCTAACCATGGCCCACTAGCTAGTTGTAGTATATTCACGTAACGAGTGTGTCCTTTATTTCCTTTGTTTTTTCTTGCATGTCTACCTTTTGTTTTCTAATTATTTTGTGACAATTACAAGTATATAATTGCTGTCATAAATCGTGTTTAAAAAAAACCATGGGTTTGCGGGTTTGGGTACTCCATCCCCGGATCCACGCCCATGAACCCGCTGGGTCTGCCTTTTTGCCCGTTAACAAACCTATGGATAGAGAAATTAACaacctgttcggctggtgctttacgatcgtatacgatcgtaaattttcagccggatcagtatttttctctcacacaaaccagccagcagtacctcTTCATGAACCAGCTACGAAACGAACCAGCCTGCCGAACAGGCTATAATTCATACCTTTACCTAATAGGGTAAAAACCCATCTTGTCGGGTTTCGGATACTTTGCCATCTTTACGTGGAACGTCTATCGTGGGCCCAATTCGTGGTGGGTTTTAATAAGGAACCTCAATTTGTGGTGGGTTTTAATAAGAACTGATACCCCAaccagcagcctgttcggttggctggttcatattaTTACTGGTTTGTGAAAAAGTATTATTAActtatttatgagagaaaaatactattttgactAAAAATTCGGCTATTCCCCGTTCCCCAAAGCCCcaaacccgccgccgccgctcgctctGATGCAAATCCTCCGCCCTATTCTACGTCTCCTCCGACATCCTAATGTTGCCACCTCTCCTGCCCCGATTCACCGCTTTTCCTACCCCTCGCGACCTCTCCTCTGGTGGCCATCAGCGCACCCGCAACGAATTCCCGCACACATGGTGTTTGACAATCCATCTGTCCGTCGGGTTCCTCGGTATGTTTTCTTCTCCTGATGCTAAAGTTTGCGCCTTTACGTCGTTTCTGTAGTTTTAGATCTAGATTGTGGCCAATTTTGGGCTTTTATTTACCCTTCTCTGTTTTTTGAAGGCAAATGGGGGGATATGTGGTTTCTCGTTCTGATGCTAAAGTTCGCGCAGTTTTAGTTTTCGGGTCTGGATTGTGACCAACGtggagtttttatttttttccttccTATGTTGGTTTTCGAAGGCAGGTGGGGGAATTTACTAGttctggctacctgctcggccgCTGTAGTTCCCctaacaagttttttttttcttatccCATATGATTCCCAAAGCAGACAAAGAGATCGAAAAAATTAGAATCGATTTCAGGCTTAGATAATGTTACTTACGATTTCAATGCTCACTGATGCAACCATCTTATTTTTATGTCAAATGCTGATATTGGCTTTTTATGCTCTCTAATGATTAATGATAGATTTCTTCCTGAACCTTGTAACATGGCCACCATCAGTCGAGTAAAAGACGATGAGTCTTTTAAACCATACATGGGGGCATCCGGTTCTTCTGCCAACGTTATTATTATATCCGAGGACAACAAGCATTCTGCGGACATCCAGGGCATGAAAAACATTGATACCAGTGGCACAATCTTGGAGGTTATAGCTCGAGATGACAGAAGCGATAAGGATGCCTGTAGGGTCACCTCAGAGGTTTTATATGTCAAACGTGATACATCAGGGCAAATTGTGAAAGGAGAGCAAAGGAGCGCAACGGAAAATCAAAGGGGAGAAATCGTTGCCAGTGACGAGAAAAAAGTCAGTGATGATGAAGAATACACTGTGAAAAATATACTTGCAAAAAGTAGACACCGTGATGGTTCCATATACCGGGGTATGGATACATGGTGGAAAAGGGATTATCTTATTGCGGACCATAATGAGAGTAAGTGATCAATATCTCTTTTTGTATTTTtaatttgttgttgttgttgttatagaTATGATTTGTTTCCTTAAGCATAGCATATCTCTTTCCATATCCTACAACCACATATTTTATTGTGATCCTAGAGATTATTGTATATGAGCTGTGTGCGACATTCCCCCAAACTTTCATCGCCTTGCACTCTTTTAGTTATGACTTATGAGATAATTGCACTAGAGATCCTCACACTTGGACGAGAGTAGCACATCCACTCCAAACCATGAACTTTACTTTTGCAGGCCCTTCAACTTTCACCGTTTGCACAAATAGGAATCTGCGCTGTTACCTGACGGGAGAGGCTGAGGTGGCATACATATAGAGTTTTATTGACATGGGCTAGTACCTTATTCCATGCTATGTAATTAAATAAATGCCCAAATAACCATGTGGATCTGAATAATATAGTGCCTTCTCCCTGAAATTTGCTTCCATATCAAATCATGCTGCAACAGGTGATCATTACAGTCTTTGAGCATGTACATGCATGGCAGAATACACAGGAAAATGATAGATATAAGCGTAAATAGCAATCTAAATATGGGCATTCACACTGCTGTAGTTATGATTAGGTTTAAAGTCTCCACACGTATGGCTACAAACCGCCAATGATAAGTATTTCAACTCCTGGTATGAAACCTTAGTTCATATCGGGGATAGGGAGGATAACCATTGCCAAGAGGAAGGCCGGGCAAAGTCGGCGTGGAGGGAGACTAGAATATTTGGGGGTAACTGGATTGTTTGTTGTTCATTGCTTGCTTCATCCTAAATTGGTTACAGGGTATAAATAGAGGTGCCCAGCCCCTAGGCGCCCAGCCTCTAGCTCCTCGTTTCTCTCCCCATCAATAACTCTAATCTCTCATTAACTCTAATCTATTCCCCAGACTCTAATTGCCATTGATTACAGCTGGCACCCCCTGGCATACCGTCCTGGCTGCATGCAGCCGGTACCCGGCTGCCCCACATGACAACTCCTCAGGCAGCAACACAATCAATATCCCAAGTCCAAGTTATGATTAGGTTTAAAAGTCTCCATACGTGCAGCTACAAACCACCAATGATACAAATATTTCAACTCCTCAGGTAGCAACACAATCAATATCACAACAAGTCCTCAGGCTGTTCACATACTAATAACCTAAAGGACTACTAGGTGTTGAAGGGGCCAACCAAACTTTCCAACACCCCTGTTTAACATGAGGACTGGGTTGCCACTTTCTAAAATGTACACCACTTCCCAAAACACATACTCTCTCCATCCCAAAAAACAAGTCATTTTAGAAATTTTAGGACAGATTAACAAGAAAGTAAAAATGACCTTGTTTGCCCCTATTTATTTGCCATATACGACTCGCATGCACATGCTAAATAAGGTATAATGACTTGTTTCTTGGCACAGATTTTGAATCTTAGAATGACTTTCTTTTTTGGGAAGGGGGGAGTACCACTTATCTAGCAAAATTATAGGTGGTGCTTTTTTTTGGCCGCTACACAACCTTCACAAAAGGAGACATTACCTCACTGATTGATATCAATTCGtcttggtagttgttgtgcacctTAACCCTCTTCAGTACTTGTCTATCCTCCCTGCTTGTTGTTGTGTGTGGAGCATCAATTGTTTCTGACCTCATGTTGGATATGAAAGTGGGATGTAGGAGAGGTGCTTTTCAAGTAATTGCTTGGTTGTAATCTTGTGTGATGAATTCACACACATTCCTTAGCTGTGACAAGGGAAGAAAGCATTTAGAAGTGAAGTTCTATAGTCTAGAAGGTTGGTAAAGGAAACAGTATACCTAGTTTACTGTAGAGGTAGTCTGGCCTTGAGCTTTTATTGGTTCCTCCTCATCCTGTTGGTCTTCAAGCATCTCACTAGCTTCTTTCTTCCTTGGCTTTGTAGGCTTAATACCAGCTTTTTTGAAGTACATCTCTTCTAGTCGTGGTTCGGTTCGTTGAAATGTCTGTGTTGTTTGACTCCATGTTTGGACATCTTGTTTTTCCCTGCACCTCAAGTGGTTGCCTTTTCGTTGACCTTCTGTGCCTACCTGCCTTATTGTCATACAAAGGCGGGTTAGGAGGCTCATTAGTGTTAGCACATTCACTAGAATCTCTTATGTGAAATAACATAAGCTTTTAGGTGGTACTAGGACTCTTATCACATTACAAGGATAGGGGTTGCTCTCCTCCCTTGCTATTCTCAAGTGATACTAGAAGGCATTGAGTTGTAGCACCAATTGACTGGAAATCATTCCAGTCAACACCTAGCACACCAATCTCATATAAATAGATGGCACACGTTGTATGCTTTCGGACAAAAGATGCCATACAATTTTTGTTGGGATCTTCTCATTAGCCCTGTGCTCAGTGCTTTGATTAGAGCCAATGCTTTCTTTGAGTGTTCCTGAAGAACTTTTCGGTGCATGTGATACTCAAATAGCATATGTACTTTCGAATATCAAGTATTTGTTTACAGTCACAAGCTTAGATTATGACTTTACTTTTTATGAAGCTCGGTTGGAGGCAATGAAGTTATCAGATCCCACAAATTGTATTATTCACAATGGAACTTGCACGGAACATTCTCCTTGTTGTATGCTGCAAATTCTATCGTTAAAGTTGGCTAAAATTCCAGTGGATTGTGGCGTAGCAGAGTTGTATGGATACATAGCAGTGCGGGATGAACTGGATCCATTGCTTAACTATGTCGTCAATTTGAGCAGGGATGATCCCATCATTGTGGAACAGGTGCACATTCATACTTACTACAATTATTTCATGGAATACATGTACCTAACACCCCTTAGTATTGAGATTTGGCTGCAAGCGCCCCTTGCAGTATAAAACCACCTTGGGGCTGTACTGGTGGCAGTTTCGCCCACATGGCTCGTTAGGTAGATGCTGCCACGTGGgcaaaaccaccaccagagcccCCCAAGAGAATCATTTAGGTGGTAGATGGTATGGAATAATTTAGGGGGGAAATACCTTGTGTTGTACTTAAGTGCGTTAAGTAGACTTATTTTCCTTATTTTTAATTACtacctccgtccacaaaagaatgcaattatgggatCCACGCCGGTTAATCtagctcaagtttgaccaagtttacaataaatagtattagtatttatgtgtccaaataaatttattataaaaatatattctataactaatctaatggcacttattttatatcataaatgttagtattttttatataaatttagtcaaagtttaaatgGCTTGACTTCTTGAaaagcgagaattgcattcttttgtggacggagggagtacattatTATTCATTTCACAATATATAAGGCTAAACATCTCGCATGCATAAAACATATGAGGTTGGATCACTACATCCTCTCATATACCATACTGCAACTGCAAATTTCTTTTACATCATTAAAGTTGGGATAGATTGTGAATCAAATTATTTAGTATACATGAAGTTCAGTTTGCACTCTTGATTTCCTTAATAATTAGAAATAGGATTAGTTTATTGtcgttccatatatatatatatatatatatatatatatatatatatatataatagcctTCGTGTAATAAAAAATGCATCAGTGTGATTAATATGTCAAAAATAGCAGAATAATAGTGCAATTTTTTGGTTTGTACAAGCAACTGCTACCTTCGTCCAAGGTGTATTTTGGTTTTGGAAAAGTCAGTTTTGGAAAAAATTGGTCAAATTATATCAATGTTTAGTGTACAAAAGTTGCACTAATGGATTGATACTAGTATTATTTTTTAGGACGCTGTTGATTTTGTAGCAATTGGCAATATATTGTTAGAGAAATCAAAGGTCAAAATCCACTTTTGAAGACTTGCTCCTTCCAAGACGCACCTTACATTTGGATGCTTTACTACGAGAACatattaaattataaaactatGGG includes:
- the LOC136459582 gene encoding uncharacterized protein isoform X1, whose product is MQILRPILRLLRHPNVATSPAPIHRFSYPSRPLLWWPSAHPQRIPAHMVFDNPSVRRVPRFLPEPCNMATISRVKDDESFKPYMGASGSSANVIIISEDNKHSADIQGMKNIDTSGTILEVIARDDRSDKDACRVTSEVLYVKRDTSGQIVKGEQRSATENQRGEIVASDEKKVSDDEEYTVKNILAKSRHRDGSIYRGMDTWWKRDYLIADHNETRLEAMKLSDPTNCIIHNGTCTEHSPCCMLQILSLKLAKIPVDCGVAELYGYIAVRDELDPLLNYVVNLSRDDPIIVEQGSLIHMAGPKRGIEMMDLTLIEYDMRVKTGKEEKDDLQLIDGASLIGPAGIWNKPCTMRIPGDYGAVDITLSRLHWAVEATVEVLISEVQSSFALLLGCLTSGLNERIWLFDGAITESCSLKRSVIAVRMKSLIDLKFKIGTLSSISGQHCCSFKAKIHGHDTQEIKTALALISVKVTWSTLPCELD
- the LOC136459582 gene encoding uncharacterized protein isoform X2; this translates as MQILRPILRLLRHPNVATSPAPIHRFSYPSRPLLWWPSAHPQRIPAHMVFDNPSVRRVPRRVKDDESFKPYMGASGSSANVIIISEDNKHSADIQGMKNIDTSGTILEVIARDDRSDKDACRVTSEVLYVKRDTSGQIVKGEQRSATENQRGEIVASDEKKVSDDEEYTVKNILAKSRHRDGSIYRGMDTWWKRDYLIADHNETRLEAMKLSDPTNCIIHNGTCTEHSPCCMLQILSLKLAKIPVDCGVAELYGYIAVRDELDPLLNYVVNLSRDDPIIVEQGSLIHMAGPKRGIEMMDLTLIEYDMRVKTGKEEKDDLQLIDGASLIGPAGIWNKPCTMRIPGDYGAVDITLSRLHWAVEATVEVLISEVQSSFALLLGCLTSGLNERIWLFDGAITESCSLKRSVIAVRMKSLIDLKFKIGTLSSISGQHCCSFKAKIHGHDTQEIKTALALISVKVTWSTLPCELD